The Terriglobia bacterium genome contains the following window.
TCTCCCAACCGTACCGCCTCAACCTTGAACTCGTCGGTATATTGTCGATTCCCAACCAACTCTCTCTTGCCCATTTCGATCTCCCGTTCATCAAGAAGTTATCAGCTTTTTGATGTACGTCAAACCAGGGCAAGGTCACCCGTCGGGTGCCCCGGACAGCCGGATGCCTCGCATTGGCGGCAGCTGGAGCGTCACGAGCGTTCCGCCGTCAATCGTGAACACCGACTGTAACACGGTAGGCGCGGTCGTCTCTTTTGTACTGCATGCCACCTTTGACGGGCCGCGCTTACCGCTAAGAACCGTTTGGCAACATCCCTTCAGTCCGCATTCGCTTTGATGTAGCTCTTATCCGTCGAATAAACATCGGTCTTTCTATTCCTGCAGTAAAGCAAAGGTCCAGACCGATCCGCCCGTGGGCACGATGCCGGCGCCATAGCGGATGGCAAGAATGCCGCCGAGCCCTGACGCAATGGTGACATATTGCCGGCCTTTGTGGGTGTAGGTGATGGCGGTGGAGTTCACGCCTGAACTTGTTTTGAACTGCCACAACGTCTTGCAGGTGTCGGCGTCGAGGGCGAGGAATTCGCCGGTTGTTTTACCTGTAAAGACGAGCCCGCCGCCTGTCGCCAGCATGCCGGCCGAGTTTGGCAGATCGGTCAATGGGATGTCCCAGCGTTTTTCCCCAGTCAACGGATTCATCGCCACGAAGTGGCCGACAACTTCGCCGGGTTTTACTGTCGGAATGGTCGAATCCACGCCGGTGGATGTTCCGCCAAGCGGAACCTGTTTCGGCGGCGCCAGCTTTTGGATTCGCGCCACATCCCAGGTGCTTGCGTAGACCAGTCCCGAATTCGGATCGAAGGCGATGGGGACCGCATTGGTTCCGCGAGAGGGCCAGATTTCGACTTCTTCTCCCGCGGCGAATCGTTTTTGGACGTCGGTTAAAACGGGGCGGCCCGTAGTCAGATCGATACGCGTGGCCCAGTTCACTTTGACGTAGGGATTGGCCGCGATCAGCTTGCAGTTGGTGCGGTCGAGAACATAAAGGAACCCGTTCTTGTTGGGCTGAATCATGACCTTGCGGAGTCTTCCACCGATTTGAATATCGGCAAGAACGTTTTCATCGGTCGCATCGACGTCGTAGACGTCATTGGGTGTGTACTGAAAGTAGCAGGCAACCTCGCCGGTTTTCGGGCGGATGGCGAGGACACTGTTGGTGAACAGACTGTCGAGGCTTTCGCGGGGCCGGGTATCGTAGGGTTCTGCGTTTCCTGTGCCCCAGTAGACGAGGTCGAGCTCCGGATCGTACGATCCGGACCGCCAGGTGGGGCCTCCGCCGTATTTCCAGGCATCGCTGTTTTTGGGCCAGGTCTCGGAGCCGGGCTCCCCGGGCGCGGGAATCGTGTACTGGCGCCATAACTTTTTGCCGGTATCCGGATCCCAGCCATCGAGAAAACCCCGCGTGGTGGACTCGCCGCCCGAAACTCCGGAAATTACGACGCCGTTCGCAACGATCGGTCCGCCGGTGGAATAGTAGCCTTCTTTCGCCTCGGCGAATTTCTGGTTCCAGAGCTCGGTTCCGGACTTCATGTCGAGAGCGAGCAGGTGATTGTCGATGGTCACCCGGAAGAGCTTGCCGTTGTAGATCGTCGCGCCGCCGCGATTGAAAGGAGCGCGCGTCACGCCGGACTCGATTTCCACCGGAGTCCGCCAGAGCTGTTTTCCGGTTTCGACGTCGATCGCGAATGTCCACTTGCCGTTGACCACGTACATCACGCCGTTGTAAATGGTCGGCTGTCCGAGTTCGCCCTGATCGTTCATCACGCTCGTGCTCCAGACCGGCACGAGACGCTTCACGTTGCTTTTGTTGATCTGCTTCAGCGGGCTGTAGCTCTTTCGATCGTAGCCCATGCTGTGCGTGAGGACGTTCTCGGCATTCTTGCCACCGTTGATCAGCTCCTGCATCGTTTGGGTAAGCAGGGGAGCGGCGGAGAAAGCAGATAGAACGGCACAGAGCCAGAGTGTTTTCATGTGCGTAGGTTAGTACGAGCGGACGAGGGGCGGAAGAAGTTTTCGGCTTGCTTTCAACACTCCATGTA
Protein-coding sequences here:
- a CDS encoding PQQ-dependent dehydrogenase, methanol/ethanol family, whose translation is MKTLWLCAVLSAFSAAPLLTQTMQELINGGKNAENVLTHSMGYDRKSYSPLKQINKSNVKRLVPVWSTSVMNDQGELGQPTIYNGVMYVVNGKWTFAIDVETGKQLWRTPVEIESGVTRAPFNRGGATIYNGKLFRVTIDNHLLALDMKSGTELWNQKFAEAKEGYYSTGGPIVANGVVISGVSGGESTTRGFLDGWDPDTGKKLWRQYTIPAPGEPGSETWPKNSDAWKYGGGPTWRSGSYDPELDLVYWGTGNAEPYDTRPRESLDSLFTNSVLAIRPKTGEVACYFQYTPNDVYDVDATDENVLADIQIGGRLRKVMIQPNKNGFLYVLDRTNCKLIAANPYVKVNWATRIDLTTGRPVLTDVQKRFAAGEEVEIWPSRGTNAVPIAFDPNSGLVYASTWDVARIQKLAPPKQVPLGGTSTGVDSTIPTVKPGEVVGHFVAMNPLTGEKRWDIPLTDLPNSAGMLATGGGLVFTGKTTGEFLALDADTCKTLWQFKTSSGVNSTAITYTHKGRQYVTIASGLGGILAIRYGAGIVPTGGSVWTFALLQE